One Chitinispirillum alkaliphilum genomic region harbors:
- a CDS encoding signal peptidase yields MGTLARILTVIGAITVILILIFVAIGIYTRATRARVPSRTVLEIDFGKGLVEQAPRGLAERIGREERLVIKDLVRALDYASRDDRVKGVVARLDGSPFPYADVQEIRDAVARFRMSGKPAVAYAETFGEAQPGNSSYYLATAFDSVFLQPSGDLNLTGLISQSPFLRRTMEKLDVEPQLGAREEFKTAKNLFTEDGYTEQHREVNQTIIDSVLGSMVRDIARARNIEEGSVRELISQGPYNARQALENGLVDGLKYRDEIFDLMRQRAGDDSRFLYVNRYIQRLRPETRRGRAVALIYAQGTVARGRSRYNPMSGERVMGAQTISAAIRAAVRDNNVGAIVLRINSPGGSYVGSDIIWREISNAREAGIPVIASMGAVAGSGGYFIAMNSDRIIAQPSTITGSIGVVAGKFDARGLYNKFGITFDDVTTDPNATIWSLVHQYTDEQWEQIQSWLDNIYDDFVSKVAAGRDMERERVLEIARGRIYTGTEALEIGLVDSIGGFPLAINEAKRFMDIPEEEPVRIKIFPKRRTLWEQLTARPPESSEDVNCVRHYDIPVTSLKQFMRTMQKLGIFSQRGILSMEEPTLY; encoded by the coding sequence ATGGGAACATTGGCAAGGATACTCACGGTTATTGGTGCAATAACCGTTATACTGATTTTAATTTTTGTTGCGATCGGTATTTATACCCGTGCAACCCGCGCCAGAGTCCCATCCAGAACCGTTCTGGAGATTGATTTCGGCAAGGGGCTTGTGGAGCAGGCCCCTCGTGGTCTGGCAGAAAGAATCGGTCGGGAGGAGAGACTCGTAATTAAGGATTTGGTCAGGGCACTGGACTATGCTTCCCGTGATGACAGGGTTAAAGGAGTTGTAGCCCGGCTTGATGGATCACCCTTTCCGTATGCTGATGTTCAGGAGATCCGCGATGCGGTTGCCAGGTTCAGGATGTCAGGAAAGCCGGCAGTTGCTTATGCCGAAACTTTCGGGGAAGCGCAGCCCGGTAACAGCAGTTACTATCTGGCTACAGCGTTCGATTCTGTTTTTCTTCAACCATCGGGGGATTTGAACCTCACCGGGCTTATCTCTCAAAGCCCTTTTCTCAGGCGCACCATGGAAAAGCTGGATGTAGAGCCGCAGCTTGGGGCCAGGGAGGAATTTAAAACCGCTAAAAATCTCTTTACAGAAGATGGGTACACCGAGCAGCACAGGGAAGTTAACCAGACCATTATTGACTCTGTTCTGGGATCCATGGTCAGGGATATAGCGCGGGCCCGCAACATTGAGGAGGGTAGCGTTAGAGAGTTGATATCTCAGGGTCCCTACAATGCCCGGCAGGCTTTGGAGAACGGTCTTGTAGACGGGTTAAAATACAGGGATGAAATATTTGATCTTATGCGTCAGAGGGCTGGTGATGATTCAAGATTTTTATACGTAAACAGGTATATTCAAAGGCTCAGACCGGAAACAAGACGGGGGCGGGCTGTTGCGTTAATCTATGCCCAGGGAACTGTAGCGAGGGGGAGAAGCAGATATAATCCCATGAGCGGGGAGCGGGTTATGGGGGCCCAGACCATTTCTGCTGCGATAAGGGCAGCGGTAAGGGACAACAATGTTGGTGCAATTGTTCTTCGGATAAACAGCCCGGGAGGATCTTATGTCGGGTCTGATATAATATGGAGAGAGATCAGTAACGCAAGGGAGGCTGGTATTCCGGTTATCGCTTCCATGGGAGCGGTTGCAGGATCGGGGGGGTATTTTATCGCCATGAACTCCGACCGGATAATCGCTCAGCCTTCCACCATAACAGGCTCTATTGGAGTGGTGGCTGGAAAGTTCGACGCCAGGGGTTTGTATAACAAATTTGGAATAACTTTCGATGATGTAACAACCGATCCCAATGCAACTATTTGGTCACTTGTACATCAGTACACCGATGAGCAGTGGGAGCAGATCCAATCATGGCTCGACAACATATATGATGACTTTGTCAGTAAGGTTGCAGCCGGTAGAGATATGGAAAGAGAGAGGGTACTTGAGATTGCCCGTGGCAGAATCTACACCGGAACGGAAGCCCTTGAGATTGGGCTCGTTGATTCAATTGGTGGTTTTCCCCTTGCAATCAATGAAGCGAAAAGGTTTATGGATATTCCGGAAGAAGAGCCTGTTCGTATAAAGATATTTCCTAAAAGACGTACATTGTGGGAACAGCTTACAGCCAGACCACCTGAAAGCAGTGAGGATGTAAACTGTGTACGCCACTATGATATTCCGGTAACTTCACTTAAACAGTTCATGCGAACAATGCAAAAACTCGGCATTTTCTCCCAAAGGGGAATTCTCTCAATGGAGGAGCCGACACTTTATTAG
- a CDS encoding UbiA prenyltransferase — protein sequence MNIKNFFIQILDLIFLTRPVVLIPVWGFTIFGIYSYNNSFFIHLDLSGVMLMGLFSISVASVYILNQIADVKADRENEGFALLVRGDIPLSSAKGLCLFCAFVSIFTPIIINHHKLALLSCMTILLGYFYSCKPFRFSGKPFLDFLSNAAGYGLIAFAAGWYIAGGDIFSLEMLNKALPYILLMCAGSISSTLPDIPGDTEDKKITTAVYLGKKKAHLIAMLFLLITMLLTISGNDLLPFICALCSLPFYILYSIKPTRSLMESTYKAGGTVCMGAAAAAVPAFIVAGFIIFLSTWLYFRKRHGIVYPSLLPVNINE from the coding sequence ATGAATATCAAAAACTTTTTCATACAAATTCTTGATCTGATTTTCCTGACCAGACCAGTTGTGTTAATCCCTGTTTGGGGATTTACGATTTTTGGCATATATTCCTACAATAACAGCTTTTTCATCCACCTTGACCTCTCAGGTGTGATGCTTATGGGGCTGTTTTCTATCTCTGTGGCTTCAGTCTACATCCTGAACCAAATCGCAGATGTTAAAGCTGACAGGGAAAACGAGGGTTTTGCACTCCTTGTCAGGGGTGATATCCCACTCAGTTCAGCTAAAGGACTTTGCCTCTTCTGTGCCTTTGTTTCGATCTTTACCCCTATAATCATAAATCATCACAAACTGGCACTGCTTTCATGCATGACCATCTTACTCGGTTATTTTTATAGCTGTAAACCATTTAGGTTTTCCGGAAAACCGTTTTTGGATTTCCTCTCCAATGCTGCCGGGTATGGTTTGATTGCCTTTGCAGCCGGGTGGTATATTGCAGGCGGAGATATTTTTTCTCTGGAAATGCTCAACAAAGCCTTACCCTATATTTTGTTAATGTGTGCCGGATCGATAAGTTCGACCCTTCCGGACATCCCGGGTGACACCGAGGACAAAAAAATCACTACTGCGGTATACCTTGGCAAAAAAAAGGCTCACCTTATCGCCATGCTCTTTCTCCTTATCACCATGCTCCTCACCATATCGGGTAACGATCTGCTCCCGTTTATCTGCGCACTATGCTCTCTTCCCTTCTATATTCTTTATTCAATAAAGCCGACCCGTTCTTTGATGGAATCAACGTATAAGGCTGGAGGAACAGTATGTATGGGAGCAGCAGCAGCAGCCGTTCCCGCTTTTATCGTGGCGGGCTTTATTATATTTTTAAGCACATGGCTCTATTTTCGTAAGCGTCATGGAATTGTATACCCTTCACTTCTACCGGTTAATATAAATGAATAA
- a CDS encoding Chemotaxis protein CheX, protein MNVAYVNPFIHSTITCFKTMIFVDITPGQPQLKKDPPPKYDISGVIGLSGDAQGAISLCFPENVALKAVSSMIGIEITKPGPDLSDAIGEIANIIAGFAKRDLDGLNLSISLPNIVIGSHVLTGQSGAPTIIVPFSSALGPFTMEVSLKTKK, encoded by the coding sequence ATGAACGTAGCATATGTAAACCCCTTCATACACTCTACAATCACCTGTTTTAAGACGATGATTTTCGTGGATATTACCCCCGGGCAGCCTCAGCTAAAAAAAGATCCTCCACCGAAATATGATATCTCTGGTGTCATTGGGCTTTCCGGAGATGCTCAGGGTGCAATCTCACTTTGCTTTCCAGAAAATGTTGCGCTCAAAGCGGTCTCCAGCATGATAGGGATCGAGATAACTAAACCGGGTCCCGACCTCTCTGATGCAATCGGAGAAATCGCAAATATAATAGCCGGCTTTGCAAAACGTGATCTTGACGGGCTTAATCTGTCGATATCATTGCCCAATATTGTTATTGGAAGTCATGTGCTTACAGGACAAAGTGGTGCTCCAACTATAATAGTTCCGTTTTCAAGTGCTTTGGGCCCCTTTACCATGGAAGTTTCGCTGAAAACAAAAAAATAA
- a CDS encoding metal dependent phosphohydrolase — protein MNILQRLSEINELPTLPEVVLRIQAMINDDDSNVKMLARIIEQDPALTSKILRIANSSFYSSSQRITSIPLAITRIGFNEVGHIALAITVVKKFSGNSNILDYRQFWRHSLTSAFLNSTIAKVSELDFSNEERQALFLSGLLHDIGILIYDQFFHDEFETIIQYSFDKKMTFLEAEKLIAPYETHAAVGAALLEVWKTNPLVTSGVRFHHMPHKAPVNHKSIVSAANFTEYILCNSGMECFEGFISEGDKNVINHLQITPDSLSEYIKQAEYEVERSELILAMNTTNDIMQLRAI, from the coding sequence ATGAACATCCTTCAGCGTCTTTCTGAAATAAACGAACTTCCGACTCTACCAGAAGTAGTTCTTCGCATACAGGCAATGATTAATGATGATGACAGCAATGTAAAGATGCTTGCAAGAATCATCGAGCAGGACCCTGCTTTGACAAGCAAAATACTTAGAATCGCGAACTCTTCCTTTTACAGCTCATCCCAGCGCATAACATCTATACCTCTTGCGATTACAAGAATCGGATTCAATGAGGTTGGACATATTGCACTGGCCATAACAGTTGTAAAAAAGTTTTCAGGTAATTCAAACATCCTTGACTACAGACAGTTCTGGCGCCACTCACTCACCTCTGCATTCCTTAACAGTACAATTGCAAAGGTTAGCGAACTCGATTTTTCCAACGAAGAGAGACAGGCTCTTTTTCTCTCAGGACTGCTTCATGACATAGGTATTTTGATTTATGATCAGTTTTTCCATGATGAATTTGAAACTATTATACAATACTCCTTTGATAAAAAGATGACCTTTCTTGAAGCGGAAAAATTAATCGCCCCCTACGAAACTCACGCTGCTGTAGGAGCTGCACTGCTTGAAGTCTGGAAAACCAATCCGCTTGTCACAAGCGGAGTCCGTTTTCATCACATGCCTCACAAAGCACCGGTCAATCACAAGTCAATAGTTTCCGCGGCGAATTTTACAGAATATATTCTCTGTAACTCAGGAATGGAATGTTTTGAGGGTTTTATAAGCGAAGGCGATAAAAATGTTATCAATCACCTTCAGATAACTCCCGACTCTTTATCCGAATACATAAAGCAGGCTGAGTATGAAGTAGAACGATCAGAGCTGATACTGGCAATGAACACTACCAATGACATAATGCAACTCAGAGCAATATAA
- a CDS encoding Chemotaxis regulatory protein CheY → MKVLLVDDSVTMRRIQKTQITSLGISDVIEAGDGEEALGKLKSNMPVDLILLDWNMPVMDGITFLKKVRQDPAYKQVKIFMCTSESEKSRVVEALKAGANNYIVKPFTPEALKEKIGI, encoded by the coding sequence ATGAAAGTACTACTTGTTGATGATTCGGTTACTATGCGCAGGATTCAAAAAACTCAGATTACTTCTTTGGGGATAAGCGACGTAATAGAAGCTGGAGATGGAGAAGAGGCACTTGGGAAGCTCAAAAGCAATATGCCTGTTGATCTTATTCTTCTTGACTGGAATATGCCCGTTATGGATGGGATCACATTTTTAAAAAAAGTCCGCCAGGATCCTGCATATAAACAGGTCAAGATTTTCATGTGTACATCTGAGTCTGAGAAATCAAGAGTTGTTGAAGCCCTTAAAGCCGGCGCCAATAACTACATTGTAAAACCTTTCACACCAGAAGCGTTAAAAGAGAAGATAGGTATTTAG
- a CDS encoding DUF1854 domain-containing protein, translating to MNQISLRKKNDQVFAVTDKGEEVEVTIVWARPSSGSNREISVLGSDGEIAFLEGLHHLDEFSRTVAMEELSVRYFKPKINKIIKTDVYIGNRYFHVETDSGVREFVIKNPYMDIKRVDEDGMQISDVAGNLYLIPSFAALDKKSKLHLEKVI from the coding sequence ATGAATCAAATCAGTCTTAGAAAGAAAAATGATCAGGTGTTTGCAGTAACAGACAAGGGTGAAGAGGTTGAGGTGACGATAGTCTGGGCAAGGCCCTCCAGTGGATCCAACAGGGAAATCTCTGTTCTGGGATCCGATGGGGAGATAGCCTTTCTTGAAGGATTGCATCACCTGGATGAATTTTCCAGAACTGTTGCTATGGAAGAATTATCTGTCAGGTATTTTAAACCAAAGATAAATAAGATAATAAAAACCGATGTCTATATCGGGAACCGGTACTTTCATGTGGAAACTGATAGCGGTGTGAGAGAGTTTGTAATAAAAAATCCCTACATGGATATAAAAAGGGTGGATGAGGATGGGATGCAGATAAGTGATGTGGCAGGGAATCTGTATCTGATTCCATCGTTTGCTGCTCTTGATAAAAAATCCAAACTGCATCTGGAAAAAGTGATTTGA
- a CDS encoding TonB-dependent receptor plug has translation MIEFKGYCIGVMILISLCSGLYSQEAGRLPVVIRDNRTRLTLQSAQVCIENFDKCHWADSNGTITFHNLQPGLYTLISWAQGYDTLITPNIEIRPGLNRVEYVDLVRSRQIHQLDDIVISERVITQRKTEHTASVTTMSNYELTNIAGTGNDINRVLSVHPSTVQALSDEFDNNLFVRGGQSRENVYLVDGIPFDNISHFSAAGNSGGAIGFLNSSLVQNLDFYSGGFPARMPSRISSVIDLNLRNGSFAERKHNIDLNMSGVGLTTEGPMFDSRASYLASMRLVDLRMLEPFLTTGGVPRFGDFQLKTVFIPAHNQTISLTAIGAFDHYIHDTETMLHIDTKPQYEYDEYLFQGGGGVAWDIGGDKARNVMRLSGTARAEESQVNFTSFSDPLEWESTTNITQWNENELDTDFIVDIGDTLMIRTSRYKGKQIEGTMDRRWRMNFTNDLSLYVGEQDQINAGLFTSYEHMYIKEEKGLYQESIEVYFPDGITPSVIPGSFNNNTIPYSADSSLGFINSGGYLEYIFQRGALKGVAGLRGDYFTVFQDYGISPRLGVSFNTNSWGTFLFSGGLYYQFPAEFSSLLLEMIDPSPNSDTATALLEDVRLQRNWQAILGYERQLGDSHLLTAETYYKYYDREFLLFQPGRRLYHTLEEETLNLKWDLANPEGRKRAYGFELSFRKERFDAFYYSLNYSLSRVENKYVNRKWYDDEYSLRNVLGISVGSNFSKNHGLSMRLQLSEGKKYSPMVFDPLIDFWYFEENQFNSRRLDPVISINLRYSFRTFFDWGNVTGYLEVWNLTNSKPVVRRKVDFFSPYLDFRANGIIPVAGLSVEF, from the coding sequence ATGATTGAATTCAAGGGGTACTGTATCGGTGTGATGATTCTGATTTCTTTATGTTCTGGTTTGTATTCACAGGAAGCCGGTCGTCTTCCTGTAGTAATTCGTGATAACCGCACCAGGCTAACCCTGCAGTCCGCTCAGGTATGTATCGAAAATTTTGATAAATGTCACTGGGCCGATAGTAACGGAACAATTACATTTCATAATCTTCAGCCTGGTCTTTACACTCTCATTTCCTGGGCTCAGGGCTACGATACGCTTATTACACCAAATATTGAGATAAGACCGGGGCTAAACAGGGTCGAATATGTTGATCTTGTGAGAAGCAGACAAATTCATCAACTTGATGACATTGTAATAAGTGAGAGAGTGATTACTCAGAGAAAGACGGAACATACAGCTTCGGTGACAACGATGAGTAATTACGAACTTACAAATATCGCCGGTACGGGCAATGATATAAATAGGGTTCTCTCCGTACATCCTTCAACAGTTCAGGCCTTAAGTGATGAGTTTGACAACAACCTCTTTGTTCGGGGTGGTCAATCCCGGGAGAATGTATACCTTGTTGACGGGATACCGTTTGATAATATCTCCCATTTCTCAGCTGCAGGTAATTCGGGAGGAGCAATCGGTTTTTTAAACAGCAGTCTGGTGCAGAATCTCGATTTTTATTCCGGTGGTTTCCCTGCAAGAATGCCTTCCCGTATTTCATCTGTAATAGACCTGAATCTTCGAAACGGTTCATTTGCGGAGAGAAAACATAACATTGACCTTAACATGTCCGGTGTTGGTTTGACAACTGAAGGCCCTATGTTCGACTCCAGGGCATCTTATCTGGCAAGCATGCGCTTGGTGGACCTGCGTATGCTTGAACCGTTTTTGACCACTGGAGGGGTTCCCAGATTTGGAGATTTTCAACTCAAAACCGTTTTCATTCCTGCCCATAACCAAACAATAAGTCTGACCGCGATTGGAGCTTTTGATCATTACATTCATGATACGGAAACGATGTTGCACATAGACACCAAGCCACAGTATGAGTATGATGAATATCTTTTTCAGGGCGGAGGAGGTGTGGCCTGGGATATCGGTGGGGATAAGGCGCGCAATGTGATGCGTCTTTCCGGTACTGCGCGGGCAGAAGAATCGCAGGTTAATTTTACCTCTTTTTCCGATCCTCTGGAATGGGAGAGCACAACCAATATCACACAATGGAACGAAAACGAACTCGATACAGATTTTATCGTTGATATTGGCGATACACTCATGATCCGGACCAGTAGATACAAGGGAAAGCAAATTGAAGGAACAATGGATCGGCGGTGGCGTATGAATTTCACCAACGATTTATCTTTGTACGTTGGAGAACAGGACCAGATCAATGCTGGGTTATTTACCAGTTATGAACATATGTATATAAAAGAAGAGAAGGGGCTTTATCAGGAGTCTATAGAAGTTTATTTTCCCGATGGTATTACCCCTTCAGTTATTCCCGGTTCTTTTAATAACAATACTATTCCATACTCAGCGGATTCCTCTCTTGGCTTTATTAATTCAGGAGGTTATTTAGAGTATATATTTCAAAGAGGCGCACTGAAAGGGGTTGCCGGATTACGCGGAGATTATTTCACGGTTTTTCAGGATTATGGTATTTCTCCGCGCCTTGGTGTTTCATTCAATACCAACTCCTGGGGGACATTTTTATTCAGCGGTGGACTGTACTATCAATTCCCAGCTGAATTCAGCAGTTTACTTCTCGAAATGATCGATCCATCACCCAACAGTGACACTGCAACTGCTCTGCTTGAGGATGTCAGGCTTCAAAGAAACTGGCAGGCAATACTTGGCTATGAGCGCCAGTTGGGAGATTCACATCTCCTGACAGCTGAAACCTATTATAAATACTATGACAGAGAATTTCTCCTTTTCCAGCCCGGAAGACGGTTATACCATACATTGGAGGAAGAGACCCTTAATCTTAAGTGGGATTTAGCCAATCCGGAGGGGAGAAAAAGAGCCTATGGGTTTGAGTTGTCTTTCAGGAAAGAACGGTTCGACGCATTCTACTATTCTCTCAACTATTCTCTCTCCAGAGTGGAGAATAAATATGTAAACAGAAAGTGGTATGATGATGAGTATTCGCTTCGCAATGTTCTGGGGATATCGGTTGGGAGTAATTTTTCGAAAAACCATGGGCTTTCAATGCGACTACAGCTCTCGGAGGGAAAGAAATATTCACCAATGGTTTTCGATCCGTTAATTGATTTCTGGTATTTTGAAGAAAACCAGTTTAACAGCAGACGGCTTGATCCTGTAATTTCAATCAATCTGCGCTACAGTTTCAGAACTTTTTTCGACTGGGGTAATGTAACTGGATATCTGGAGGTGTGGAATCTCACTAACTCAAAACCTGTGGTGAGAAGGAAAGTTGACTTTTTCTCTCCTTATTTGGATTTCAGAGCCAACGGTATTATTCCTGTAGCAGGTCTGAGTGTTGAATTCTGA
- a CDS encoding Lipid A export ATP-binding/permease protein MsbA: MRHTVSGTEEKIPSALQSLVNGRGIIYYQKSDLDSSRKFGASYLVLTERSLLTVCSGNITAEYPLDQICDIRIDELVGGGRLSVVLKEGTYHLIYYSNHKVPHFADASKYIMDYVNGIATEHPEEQMKTFCAKCQSPMPDPKSNCPRCVPRLKVFSRIMSLSSPYKGKVIALMIVTALGVLFQVLPPYITKKIVDEVIEGGDTGRLYLYTGAMISAGLLYFLMRLINIHLTSWISARIVGDLRSRLHSVLQYLKLKFFAKREPGEIVGRVMHDTSELLQFLVEGVPYLLINTISFFVVAFILIRINWVLALFIFLPVPLLVFGSGWFWKKLHPLFLRQGTVIGHMHSVLNESFYGLRVIKAFSQEKRRIGMFDSVNQRLAKTEMKTFRIFGSFNEFMFAIMALGVALVWFFAVHMIVGENSNMTLGDLLAFVGYIWLFYGPLQYFSVILNWMTHAFSGAERIFEIIDSSPESHDHPEAVTLPQIKGHIEFRDVHFSYERGKQVIKGINLDIKPGEVIGLVGRSGAGKSTIINLLSRFYEPDSGEVFLDGLPVEKIKLEQLRKSMGIVLQDPFLFNTTIAENIAYGLHDVSFKDVVEAARAAHAHEFIIKKPDGYDTVVGNGTGGLSGGERQRIAIARAILHNPPILILDEATSAVDATTEMKIQEAISGLVKGRTTIAIAHRLSTLRNADRLVVIDNGVIVEIGTHDELMNRGGIYAQMADSYSKMNTLQSVVWGG; encoded by the coding sequence ATGCGCCATACGGTTTCAGGTACGGAAGAGAAGATCCCCTCTGCACTTCAATCCCTTGTAAATGGCAGGGGAATAATCTATTACCAAAAAAGTGATCTTGATTCCTCCAGGAAATTCGGAGCAAGTTACCTTGTTCTCACTGAAAGATCACTGCTTACAGTATGCAGTGGAAATATCACAGCAGAATATCCTCTTGATCAGATCTGTGATATACGGATTGATGAGCTTGTGGGTGGGGGAAGGCTCTCAGTTGTATTGAAAGAGGGTACTTATCATCTTATCTACTACTCTAATCATAAAGTGCCCCATTTCGCTGATGCTTCAAAGTATATAATGGATTATGTGAATGGGATCGCCACAGAACATCCTGAAGAGCAGATGAAAACATTCTGCGCAAAGTGCCAATCTCCCATGCCAGATCCTAAAAGCAATTGTCCCCGATGTGTGCCCAGGCTCAAAGTTTTTTCCAGAATCATGTCTCTCTCATCCCCTTACAAAGGGAAAGTAATAGCGCTGATGATAGTGACAGCATTGGGAGTGCTGTTCCAGGTTTTGCCACCATATATAACCAAAAAAATTGTCGATGAAGTGATAGAGGGTGGTGATACCGGGAGGCTTTATCTTTACACCGGAGCAATGATCTCTGCGGGTTTGCTCTACTTCCTGATGAGATTGATCAATATCCATCTTACCTCCTGGATAAGTGCACGCATTGTAGGGGATCTGAGGAGCCGCCTTCATAGTGTGCTGCAGTATCTTAAGCTGAAATTTTTTGCAAAAAGAGAGCCCGGTGAAATAGTCGGAAGGGTAATGCATGATACAAGTGAACTTCTGCAGTTTTTGGTTGAAGGTGTTCCATACCTGCTTATAAACACTATTTCCTTTTTTGTGGTCGCCTTTATTCTTATTCGTATCAACTGGGTGCTTGCTCTCTTTATTTTCCTCCCCGTACCTCTTCTTGTCTTTGGTTCAGGCTGGTTTTGGAAAAAGTTACACCCCTTGTTTCTGCGTCAGGGGACGGTAATCGGACATATGCATTCGGTTTTGAATGAATCATTCTACGGGTTGCGTGTAATCAAGGCGTTTTCACAGGAGAAGCGTCGAATAGGGATGTTTGATTCAGTAAACCAGCGTCTGGCAAAAACTGAAATGAAAACATTCAGAATTTTCGGCAGTTTCAATGAGTTTATGTTTGCTATAATGGCTCTGGGAGTTGCACTTGTATGGTTCTTTGCCGTACATATGATTGTGGGGGAGAATTCAAATATGACCCTTGGGGATTTGCTTGCTTTTGTGGGTTATATATGGTTGTTCTATGGTCCACTTCAGTATTTCTCTGTTATTCTTAACTGGATGACACACGCTTTCTCAGGAGCGGAGAGGATATTTGAAATAATCGACTCAAGCCCCGAAAGTCATGATCATCCCGAGGCTGTGACTCTTCCCCAAATTAAGGGACATATAGAATTCCGTGATGTCCATTTCAGTTATGAGCGTGGAAAGCAGGTCATAAAGGGGATAAATCTTGACATCAAGCCTGGTGAGGTGATTGGATTGGTGGGAAGATCCGGTGCCGGAAAGAGTACTATAATAAATCTTTTAAGCAGGTTTTACGAACCGGATTCCGGAGAGGTTTTTCTTGATGGTTTACCAGTTGAGAAGATCAAGTTGGAGCAGCTCAGAAAAAGCATGGGAATAGTGCTTCAGGATCCCTTTCTTTTCAATACCACCATTGCAGAGAATATCGCCTACGGGCTTCATGACGTCTCATTTAAAGATGTGGTAGAGGCTGCAAGAGCCGCACATGCACATGAATTTATAATCAAAAAACCAGATGGCTACGACACTGTTGTGGGTAATGGTACCGGAGGGCTCTCCGGAGGTGAAAGACAGAGAATCGCCATAGCCAGAGCAATACTTCATAATCCACCGATTCTTATCCTCGATGAGGCAACCTCTGCGGTTGATGCCACAACGGAGATGAAAATCCAGGAGGCAATATCGGGATTGGTGAAGGGACGAACCACTATTGCTATCGCTCACCGTCTCTCAACTCTGAGGAATGCCGACAGGCTGGTAGTGATCGACAATGGTGTTATAGTTGAAATCGGTACACATGATGAACTTATGAACAGGGGAGGAATATATGCACAGATGGCAGATTCCTACTCCAAGATGAATACATTGCAATCCGTTGTATGGGGAGGATAA
- a CDS encoding Digeranylgeranylglycerophospholipid reductase, giving the protein MYTDLPLWCFITGKLTALLDTKQDHTMEIFDIAVAGAGPAGCMAAKSAALLGKKVCLLERKSTPGYPARCGEGIGNRGLVLTLDPKSKWIKNDIKTASMISPSGIKVTIGSMDTSHILDRELMDNDLADDAAACGADLRCSSPVTSVERDKEGNYILTGPSEPIKARCLIIADGVESRLARFLGWDTVLKDEDIETCAFARVTSPLLEKSSCLFYTGKEVSPGGYAWIFPRMKGEANVGLGISGTYSEAGKARELLMQFIDRELPGAKVSKLHCGGVPVAKWLRPLVRDGAMLVGDAARQVNCLNGAGIAYGLYAGKLAGQIAAEAITENGVNYPHLKNYEKQWKRGFGKQQDRSFSLKEFVRGLDDSFLDKIAHSFSKEDPNNINYVKIFTKTVARRPLLIFKTLKLFK; this is encoded by the coding sequence ATGTATACAGATTTGCCCCTTTGGTGCTTTATCACAGGAAAATTAACCGCTCTTCTCGATACAAAACAGGATCATACAATGGAAATATTCGACATAGCTGTAGCAGGCGCAGGTCCTGCAGGGTGTATGGCAGCGAAAAGCGCAGCACTACTTGGTAAAAAAGTATGCCTTCTCGAACGTAAAAGCACTCCGGGATATCCTGCCAGATGCGGTGAAGGGATCGGTAACAGAGGGCTTGTGCTAACGCTGGATCCCAAAAGCAAATGGATTAAAAATGATATCAAAACGGCTTCCATGATTTCACCTTCAGGCATAAAGGTTACAATTGGCTCCATGGATACAAGCCACATTCTTGACCGCGAACTGATGGATAATGACCTTGCCGATGATGCAGCTGCCTGCGGAGCAGACCTTCGCTGTTCTTCACCCGTTACTTCTGTGGAAAGAGATAAAGAGGGAAATTATATCCTTACCGGACCCTCTGAGCCCATCAAGGCCCGCTGCCTCATCATCGCAGATGGTGTTGAAAGCCGGCTTGCACGTTTCCTTGGATGGGACACTGTTTTAAAAGATGAAGATATAGAGACATGTGCTTTTGCCAGGGTTACTTCTCCACTTTTGGAGAAATCAAGCTGCCTCTTTTATACAGGCAAAGAAGTCTCGCCCGGGGGATATGCATGGATCTTTCCGAGAATGAAGGGTGAAGCGAATGTGGGACTTGGGATCTCCGGTACATACAGTGAAGCCGGGAAAGCACGTGAATTATTGATGCAATTCATTGACAGGGAATTGCCGGGAGCAAAAGTTTCAAAACTACACTGCGGAGGTGTTCCGGTTGCTAAATGGCTCAGACCACTTGTCAGGGATGGTGCTATGCTGGTTGGTGATGCCGCACGACAGGTAAACTGTCTCAACGGAGCGGGAATCGCCTACGGACTTTATGCCGGAAAACTTGCTGGGCAAATCGCCGCAGAAGCAATAACGGAGAATGGTGTAAACTATCCACACCTTAAAAATTATGAGAAACAGTGGAAAAGAGGTTTTGGTAAACAACAGGATCGCTCATTTTCACTGAAGGAATTTGTCAGAGGGCTTGACGATTCATTTCTTGACAAAATCGCACATTCTTTCTCAAAAGAGGATCCCAACAATATCAATTACGTAAAAATCTTCACAAAAACTGTTGCCAGACGTCCCCTTCTGATATTCAAAACACTGAAACTATTTAAATAA